In the genome of Parafrankia irregularis, the window CATGACCAAAACCGCGCTGACCCAGAGAGGCGCCCAGGTCGTCGGTGGATTCGATATCGTGAGCGCTCGCTGACACGAGATCGAACCGCGGCCGGTCGGCCATCACCGACGCGGTGCCGGCCGACGCCCGGGCGGGGGATCCGACCCGGCAGGTCGCGGGACCAGGAGCTGACGTCGTCTACGGCTGTCCTCCGCGACGCGCGGCGGCGGACAGCCCCCGCTTCGGGTCGGGCGCCTGGGTGGGGCGCTGAGCACACGGCCCGGTGGCACGCCCCCAAATCCATATGATCAACGGCCTGACAGAACCTTACGGAAGGTGGACGAGTGTCTTGCCGGTATTAGCGCCGCGCATCATGGCCAGGAAGGCTTCGACGGTTTTGTCGATGCCTTCGAGGATGGTCTCTGCGGTACGCAGCGAGCCGTCTTGCAACCAGTCGGTGGCCTGTTGGATGTAGTCGGTGGCGATGTCGTAGTGGTCGCCGACGTTCATGCCGCGCAGGGTGATGCGTTTACCGATGGCAAGCGGCAGGTTGCTCGGGCCGGGTGGGGGTTCGGCGTTGTTGTAGATGGAGATCGCACCGCACAGGGCGATGCGCCCGTGCTGGTTCATCGTGCCGAGCGCGGCTTGGAGGTGGTCGCCGCCGACGTTGTCGAAGTAGACGTCGATGCCTTCGGGTGCGGCCTTGGTGAGCTGGCCGGGTAGGTCGCCTGCCCGGTAGTCGAGCCCGATGTCGTAGCCGAAGTCCTCGACGAGGCGCCGGGCCTTGCCGGGGCCGCCGGCCGAGCCGATGACCTTGGCAGCGCCCAGGCGCCTGGCGATCTGGCCCGCGACTGACCCGACTGCGCCCGCGGCGGCGGAGACGAAGACGACGTCGCCTTGTCGGACCGGGGCGATGTGGGTGAGGCCGGCGTAGGCGGTGAGCCCGGTCATACCCAGCACGCCAAGGTAGGCCTGGGCGGGGGCGAGCCGGGTATCGAGCACCTCGACGCCGGCGGGGAGCAGCGCGTACTCGCGCCAGCCCAGGAAGTGCGACACGGTTGACCCGACCGGCACGTTGTCGGCTCCGGAGGCGACAACGGTCCCGACCGCGTGGCCGGTCATTGCCTCGCCTAGCTCGAACTGTGGGATGTAGGACTCACCTTCGTCCATGCGCCCGCGCATGTACGGGTCGACGGACAGCCAGTCGTTGCGGACGAGGATGTAACCCGGTCCGGGGTCGGCGACCGTGGTGGTGACGGACACGAAGTCGGTCGGTTTGGGTTCGCCGATCGGGCGGGCGGCGAGATGCCAGGCACGGCTGGAGACGGGCATGGGAGACCTCCTGGGTCGCACGGGGAGGAAGACGGCATGGGGCGAAAGGGAGAGGGCGGTGCGGGTTCAGCGGGAGCCCAGGAGGAACATCGGCGGCTCCCGGTCGGTGCGGGCGCAGTGTTCGGGGAAATGCGGCCAGGCCGTGTCGGCCGTCTTCCACAGTTCCGTCTTCGCGGCGCCGGATACCTCGCGCGCGTGCAGGGTGCGGGTGATGGCACCCTCGCGCACCTCGACGAGCGGGTGCGCGAGCAGGTTGCAGTCCGTCATGGCCCCTGGTGGGGCCACCCGGGACAGGGTGAAAATGTGGTGGGGCGTTC includes:
- a CDS encoding NADP-dependent oxidoreductase, producing the protein MPVSSRAWHLAARPIGEPKPTDFVSVTTTVADPGPGYILVRNDWLSVDPYMRGRMDEGESYIPQFELGEAMTGHAVGTVVASGADNVPVGSTVSHFLGWREYALLPAGVEVLDTRLAPAQAYLGVLGMTGLTAYAGLTHIAPVRQGDVVFVSAAAGAVGSVAGQIARRLGAAKVIGSAGGPGKARRLVEDFGYDIGLDYRAGDLPGQLTKAAPEGIDVYFDNVGGDHLQAALGTMNQHGRIALCGAISIYNNAEPPPGPSNLPLAIGKRITLRGMNVGDHYDIATDYIQQATDWLQDGSLRTAETILEGIDKTVEAFLAMMRGANTGKTLVHLP
- a CDS encoding nitroreductase/quinone reductase family protein — translated: MTDCNLLAHPLVEVREGAITRTLHAREVSGAAKTELWKTADTAWPHFPEHCARTDREPPMFLLGSR